The Lacipirellula parvula genome window below encodes:
- a CDS encoding tape measure protein — MQSKLAKIGASFRNVGSFGAAGGGFAGIQRLLVGAGAGAALLWPVKLAANLQSATAQFETFTGSADETKRILTSLEKFATVSPYSVETLQEATRTMLGFGVEAGKVIPIVQNLAEVAAGDSEKLSRLALAFGQVQAKGRLMAQEVLQMVEAGFNPLQEISRTTGEDMKSLAKRMESGGIAAGEVAEAFQSATSEGGRFHGLLKRVNGTADGLWARFKAGIALAVRPFGQALLPMFTGFLQAMNDAVPYVANFVRENASLATTVFWTITAIVGGAAALLTIGAAFGLASMAVGGFVSAFAAVSAVIGAMLSPIGLAVTALAALGYWFATSTEMGRTYMAGLFETVTATFGGMADALMAGDVQQAGEVLWAGLQLLWLQGTQGIRETWHNALAGIANVWHSVWGGMLLGVNAVWGMVERSWSHTVEFFASTIDNVGVWFANVWTDIVSATLRATNRVIALFQKMALKIREYTIDIGGSNEVYINKVEKDVAAKNADIVAKAEEEKGNRSGAAAARSAAREAAAEADRNRSRQTDAGAAGIIGGDMNAADSAANKEAQAAIDAARAKVDAAKAAAASSREEAKAAAAEAQAKIDAQATFERDRLDPAIANAGEMAGVGSGGKAIATLDASFASQQFGGRSREVDLLTSIDKNGAKLLERMTFEGGIPGGPG; from the coding sequence ATGCAATCAAAGCTCGCGAAGATCGGCGCGAGCTTCCGCAACGTCGGTTCGTTCGGTGCCGCCGGCGGCGGGTTCGCCGGTATTCAACGTTTGCTGGTGGGCGCGGGGGCCGGTGCGGCTCTGCTGTGGCCGGTAAAGCTCGCCGCCAATCTGCAATCGGCAACTGCGCAGTTCGAAACCTTCACGGGCTCAGCCGATGAGACGAAGCGAATTTTGACGAGTCTCGAAAAGTTCGCGACCGTCTCGCCCTACTCGGTTGAAACGTTGCAGGAAGCAACGCGAACCATGTTGGGCTTTGGCGTTGAAGCCGGCAAGGTGATTCCGATCGTTCAGAATCTCGCCGAAGTCGCCGCCGGCGACTCGGAGAAGCTAAGCCGCTTAGCCTTGGCGTTTGGGCAGGTCCAAGCGAAAGGTCGCCTCATGGCGCAGGAAGTCTTGCAGATGGTGGAAGCGGGCTTCAACCCGCTGCAAGAAATCAGCCGCACCACCGGCGAAGACATGAAGTCTTTGGCTAAGCGGATGGAATCGGGCGGCATCGCCGCTGGCGAAGTTGCCGAAGCGTTCCAGTCTGCAACCAGCGAAGGCGGTCGATTCCACGGGCTCTTGAAGCGGGTCAACGGAACCGCCGACGGGCTTTGGGCCCGGTTCAAAGCGGGCATCGCGTTAGCGGTGCGGCCGTTCGGTCAAGCCTTGCTGCCGATGTTCACCGGTTTCCTGCAAGCGATGAACGACGCCGTTCCTTACGTCGCCAACTTCGTTCGCGAAAACGCTTCGCTTGCCACGACAGTATTTTGGACCATCACGGCGATTGTCGGCGGGGCCGCGGCGCTGCTAACGATCGGTGCCGCGTTCGGCTTAGCATCAATGGCTGTCGGCGGTTTCGTGTCCGCCTTCGCAGCAGTTTCCGCAGTTATCGGCGCGATGCTTTCGCCAATCGGTCTAGCCGTCACAGCGTTGGCCGCGCTCGGCTATTGGTTCGCCACGTCGACCGAGATGGGCCGGACCTATATGGCGGGGCTATTCGAAACGGTAACGGCGACGTTCGGCGGCATGGCCGATGCCCTTATGGCCGGCGACGTTCAGCAAGCGGGCGAAGTGCTTTGGGCAGGGCTGCAATTGCTCTGGCTTCAGGGCACGCAAGGCATCCGCGAGACGTGGCATAATGCCTTGGCCGGCATCGCGAACGTGTGGCACTCCGTCTGGGGCGGAATGCTGCTTGGCGTGAACGCCGTCTGGGGAATGGTCGAGCGCAGTTGGTCGCACACCGTCGAATTCTTCGCGTCCACGATCGACAACGTGGGGGTTTGGTTCGCTAACGTCTGGACCGACATCGTTTCGGCAACGTTGCGAGCAACGAATCGCGTCATTGCTTTGTTCCAGAAAATGGCACTCAAGATTCGCGAATACACCATCGATATCGGCGGCAGTAACGAAGTCTATATCAACAAAGTTGAAAAAGACGTTGCTGCAAAGAACGCCGACATAGTGGCGAAAGCCGAGGAAGAAAAAGGCAACCGTTCGGGGGCCGCAGCGGCCCGCTCTGCTGCCCGGGAAGCGGCGGCCGAAGCCGACCGCAATCGCAGTCGCCAGACCGACGCCGGTGCCGCCGGCATCATTGGCGGCGATATGAACGCCGCAGACTCGGCGGCGAACAAGGAAGCGCAAGCAGCGATTGACGCCGCCCGCGCCAAGGTTGACGCCGCGAAGGCTGCTGCGGCTTCGTCTCGCGAGGAAGCAAAGGCCGCAGCGGCGGAAGCTCAAGCCAAGATCGACGCGCAAGCGACGTTCGAACGCGACCGCTTGGACCCCGCTATTGCTAACGCCGGCGAAATGGCTGGGGTCGGTTCCGGCGGCAAAGCGATTGCCACGCTCGACGCCAGCTTCGCTTCGCAACAGTTCGGCGGCCGAAGCCGTGAAGTCGATTTGCTGACGAGCATCGACAAGAACGGTGCCAAGCTGCTCGAAAGGATGACCTTCGAAGGGGGCATCCCCGGCGGCCCAGGCTGA
- a CDS encoding spike base protein, RCAP_Rcc01079 family: MTTFKAGGYVRQIVPSDEPLPDSLEFIYVGTVGEVSILNSDGTGVTGMPVVAGTQLDLKAFKVTAATASLFGVFTS, from the coding sequence ATGACAACTTTCAAAGCTGGCGGCTATGTCCGCCAAATCGTGCCTAGCGACGAGCCGCTACCGGATTCGCTTGAGTTCATTTACGTCGGCACGGTCGGCGAAGTTTCCATCCTCAACAGCGATGGCACTGGCGTTACCGGCATGCCGGTAGTTGCGGGAACGCAGTTGGACCTTAAAGCCTTCAAAGTTACTGCCGCGACGGCTTCGCTGTTCGGCGTGTTCACTTCGTAA